A genomic window from Streptomyces sp. NBC_00234 includes:
- a CDS encoding AMP-binding protein translates to MEPSSSPGASAHGATAHTDTFPRDHLPPAAQWPELVHERPELRYPDRLNCGYELLDRTVGRFGPDRPAFRSADGAVWSYGELLDRVDGIAHVLTTDLGVRPGNRVLLRGPTTPWLAACWLAVMKAGAVAVTVLAQARSQELATICSLARVSHALCDARSVEDLLKARVPELRITEYGGDAPGDLTRLAESRRGPYERVDTAADDVALIAFTSGTTGRPKGCMHFHRDVLAVADTFSHHVLRPESGDVFAGSPPLGFTFGLGGLVIFPLRAGASALLLEQAGPRQLLPALAAHRVSVLFTAPTAYRVMLDHLDGHDLSALRRCVSAGENLPAATWQSWYERTGLRIINGIGATELLHIFISAADDAIRPGTTGRPVPGWQARVVDQAGEELPDGEPGLLAVRGPVGCRYLADERQTQYVRHGWNITGDTYVREPDGYFRYVARADDMIISSGYNIAGPEVEDALLRHPEVAEAAVVGRPDALRGQVVVAYVVLREGSGQSADSLRTYMKGELAPHKCPRVIEFLAELPRTATGKLQRFRLRSDGDPHGTRALE, encoded by the coding sequence ATGGAGCCGAGTTCCTCGCCGGGCGCGTCGGCGCACGGTGCCACCGCACATACCGATACCTTTCCCCGCGACCATCTGCCACCGGCCGCCCAATGGCCCGAGCTGGTCCACGAACGGCCCGAACTGCGCTACCCGGACCGGCTGAACTGCGGATACGAGCTGCTCGACCGCACCGTCGGCCGCTTCGGGCCGGACCGCCCCGCCTTCCGCAGCGCCGACGGCGCGGTGTGGAGCTACGGGGAACTGCTGGACCGGGTGGACGGGATCGCCCACGTCCTCACCACCGATCTGGGGGTACGCCCCGGCAACCGGGTGCTGCTGCGCGGCCCCACCACTCCCTGGCTGGCCGCCTGCTGGCTCGCCGTCATGAAGGCGGGCGCGGTCGCCGTCACCGTATTGGCGCAGGCGCGGTCGCAGGAGCTGGCCACCATCTGCTCACTCGCCCGGGTGAGCCACGCCCTGTGCGATGCCCGGTCCGTGGAGGACCTGCTGAAGGCCCGGGTCCCGGAGCTGCGGATCACGGAGTACGGGGGCGACGCACCCGGCGATCTGACCCGCCTGGCGGAGTCCCGGAGGGGCCCGTACGAGCGGGTGGACACCGCGGCCGACGACGTCGCGCTGATCGCCTTCACCTCGGGCACCACCGGACGCCCCAAAGGCTGTATGCACTTCCACCGCGACGTGCTGGCCGTCGCCGACACCTTCTCGCACCACGTCCTGCGCCCGGAGTCCGGTGACGTCTTCGCGGGGAGCCCGCCGCTCGGATTCACCTTCGGACTGGGCGGGCTGGTGATCTTCCCGCTCCGCGCGGGCGCCTCGGCGCTCCTGCTGGAGCAGGCGGGGCCCCGGCAACTGCTGCCCGCTCTCGCGGCCCACCGGGTCTCGGTGCTGTTCACCGCTCCGACCGCGTACCGGGTGATGCTCGACCACCTGGACGGGCACGACCTTTCCGCGCTGCGCCGCTGCGTCTCGGCCGGGGAGAACCTGCCCGCGGCCACCTGGCAGTCCTGGTACGAGCGGACCGGGCTGCGCATCATCAACGGCATCGGGGCCACCGAGCTGCTGCACATCTTCATCTCGGCCGCCGACGACGCCATCCGCCCCGGCACCACCGGGAGACCCGTCCCCGGCTGGCAGGCGCGGGTGGTGGACCAGGCCGGCGAGGAGCTGCCCGACGGCGAACCCGGCCTGCTGGCGGTGCGCGGCCCGGTCGGCTGCCGGTACCTCGCCGACGAGCGCCAGACGCAGTACGTGCGCCACGGCTGGAACATCACCGGCGATACGTACGTCCGCGAGCCGGACGGCTACTTCCGCTACGTCGCCCGCGCCGACGACATGATCATCTCCTCCGGCTACAACATCGCGGGACCCGAGGTGGAGGACGCCCTGCTGCGCCATCCGGAGGTGGCGGAGGCCGCCGTGGTGGGCCGGCCCGACGCGCTGCGCGGCCAGGTCGTGGTGGCGTACGTGGTGCTCCGCGAGGGCTCCGGACAGTCCGCCGACTCCCTGCG
- a CDS encoding acyl-CoA dehydrogenase family protein → MTAFSLDPARTAWCAELYELSVQKLRPLAEKGEPGRVNRPLVAALGELGLLDRLFGSGALDLCLLRESLARGCTEAETALALQGLGASPVVQAGTPAQRERWLPEVRAGRAVAAFALSEPGAGSDAAALSLDARRTSEGWRLTGEKCWISNAPEADFYTVFARTAEDAGARGITAFLVPADRPGLSGTALDMLSPHAIGALAFDAVPVTADDVLGEPGRGFRVAMNTLNLFRPSVGAFAVGMARAALDATLAHTAERTAFGGPLKDLQAVSHQVAEMATRTEAARLLVYAAAAAYDAGESGVPGRAAMAKLFATETAQYVVDTAVQLHGARALRRGHLLEHLYREVRAPRIYEGASEVQRTIIAKELYATQEPPA, encoded by the coding sequence ATGACGGCATTCTCGCTCGACCCGGCCCGCACCGCCTGGTGCGCGGAGCTGTACGAGCTCTCCGTGCAGAAACTGCGGCCGCTCGCCGAGAAGGGGGAACCGGGACGGGTGAACCGCCCCCTGGTCGCCGCGCTCGGCGAGCTGGGGCTCCTCGACCGGCTCTTCGGCTCCGGGGCGCTCGACCTTTGCCTGCTGCGCGAATCCCTCGCACGCGGCTGTACGGAGGCCGAGACCGCCCTCGCGCTCCAGGGCCTCGGCGCGTCCCCGGTCGTCCAGGCCGGCACACCCGCCCAGCGCGAGCGCTGGCTTCCCGAGGTGCGCGCCGGGCGGGCCGTCGCCGCGTTCGCGCTGAGCGAGCCGGGCGCGGGCTCCGACGCCGCCGCGCTCTCCCTCGACGCCCGGCGGACCTCCGAGGGCTGGCGGCTGACCGGCGAGAAGTGCTGGATCTCCAACGCGCCCGAGGCCGATTTCTACACCGTGTTCGCCCGTACGGCAGAGGACGCGGGAGCCCGTGGCATCACCGCGTTCCTGGTCCCCGCCGACCGCCCGGGGCTCAGCGGGACGGCGCTCGACATGCTCTCCCCGCACGCCATCGGGGCCCTGGCCTTCGATGCCGTGCCCGTCACCGCCGACGACGTCCTGGGCGAGCCCGGCCGGGGGTTCCGGGTCGCGATGAACACCCTCAACCTCTTCCGGCCGAGCGTCGGCGCCTTCGCGGTCGGCATGGCCCGCGCCGCACTCGACGCGACGCTCGCACACACCGCGGAGCGCACCGCGTTCGGCGGACCGCTCAAGGACCTCCAGGCCGTCTCGCACCAGGTCGCCGAGATGGCGACCCGCACCGAGGCGGCCCGGCTCCTCGTGTACGCGGCAGCGGCGGCGTACGACGCGGGGGAGAGCGGCGTCCCCGGGCGCGCCGCCATGGCCAAGCTGTTCGCCACCGAGACCGCGCAGTACGTCGTCGACACGGCCGTCCAGCTGCACGGCGCCCGCGCCCTGCGCCGCGGCCACCTGCTCGAACACCTCTACCGGGAGGTGCGCGCCCCCCGGATCTACGAGGGCGCGAGCGAGGTGCAGCGCACGATCATCGCCAAGGAGCTGTACGCGACCCAGGAGCCGCCCGCATGA
- a CDS encoding RidA family protein gives MNPVHRINPAELSPPTGFSHAVTVSGGRLVFLAGQTALDGEGKVVGETLPEQFEKALTNLLTALRAAGGTPAGLARVTVYATDVADYRARASELGRIWRRLAGRDYPAMAVIGAVRLWDEQALVELDGVAVLD, from the coding sequence ATGAACCCGGTCCACCGCATCAACCCCGCCGAACTCTCCCCGCCCACCGGCTTCTCGCACGCCGTCACCGTCTCCGGCGGCCGGCTCGTCTTCCTCGCGGGCCAGACGGCCCTGGACGGCGAGGGCAAGGTCGTCGGCGAGACCCTGCCCGAGCAGTTCGAGAAGGCACTCACCAATCTGCTCACCGCCCTGCGCGCGGCCGGTGGTACCCCGGCCGGTCTGGCCAGGGTCACCGTCTACGCCACGGACGTCGCCGACTACCGGGCCCGGGCGTCCGAACTCGGCCGGATCTGGCGGCGGCTGGCGGGCCGGGACTACCCGGCCATGGCCGTCATCGGCGCCGTCCGGCTCTGGGACGAGCAGGCGTTGGTCGAACTCGACGGGGTGGCGGTCCTGGACTGA
- a CDS encoding FAD-dependent monooxygenase — protein sequence MASPLRVLVHGGGIGGLTLAVALAGRGHTVEVVEVRDELEALGVGIIQPSNALHVMREIGVLDACVEAGFPWEVLTICDPAGATLAKIPQPRMDDAPSNNGIPRPALARILGDATAAAGVPVRFGTTITELADDGSGVDVTLSDGSADRWDLVVGFDGIGSPLRTRLYGDRYRPEYTGFANWRVTVPRQPEVQGVVMSTGNQAAKALLTPITDELMYLGAVFAETEDFRPDPELAHEQLRERLAGFGGPVAEALSHVKDPSAVVYSRISQVAVEEPWHLGRVVLAGDAAHASTPHLAQGAAMAVEDALVLAQSLDGADGVAEALDAWEARRRPRAMWVQNMSRAVLKQETGRATTPEEDELLKIGIPGAAHVLVQPY from the coding sequence ATGGCATCACCCCTGCGCGTCCTCGTCCACGGCGGCGGAATCGGCGGGCTCACCCTCGCCGTCGCGCTGGCCGGGCGCGGTCACACCGTCGAGGTCGTCGAGGTACGCGACGAGCTGGAGGCGCTCGGCGTCGGCATCATCCAGCCGTCCAACGCCCTGCACGTCATGCGCGAGATCGGCGTCCTCGACGCGTGCGTCGAGGCGGGCTTCCCGTGGGAGGTGCTGACCATCTGCGACCCGGCCGGCGCCACACTCGCCAAGATCCCGCAGCCGCGGATGGACGACGCACCGTCCAACAACGGCATCCCGCGCCCCGCGCTCGCGAGGATTCTCGGTGACGCCACCGCCGCGGCCGGTGTCCCCGTCCGCTTCGGGACGACGATCACCGAGCTGGCCGACGACGGTTCGGGCGTGGACGTGACCCTGTCCGACGGTTCGGCGGACCGCTGGGACCTGGTCGTGGGCTTCGACGGCATCGGATCGCCGCTGCGGACCCGGCTGTACGGCGACCGCTACCGCCCCGAGTACACCGGATTCGCCAACTGGCGGGTCACCGTGCCGCGTCAGCCCGAGGTGCAGGGCGTCGTCATGAGTACGGGCAACCAGGCCGCCAAGGCGCTGCTCACCCCGATCACCGACGAACTGATGTACCTGGGCGCGGTGTTCGCCGAGACCGAGGACTTCAGGCCGGACCCGGAGCTGGCCCACGAGCAGCTCAGGGAGCGGCTGGCGGGCTTCGGGGGCCCGGTGGCCGAGGCCCTCTCCCACGTCAAGGACCCGTCCGCCGTGGTGTATTCGCGGATCTCGCAGGTGGCGGTCGAGGAGCCGTGGCACCTCGGCCGGGTCGTCCTGGCCGGCGACGCCGCGCACGCCTCGACCCCGCATCTGGCGCAGGGTGCGGCGATGGCCGTCGAGGACGCGCTGGTCCTGGCGCAGTCGCTGGACGGCGCCGACGGGGTGGCCGAGGCGCTCGACGCGTGGGAGGCACGCCGCCGTCCGCGCGCGATGTGGGTGCAGAACATGTCGCGTGCCGTGCTCAAGCAGGAGACCGGCCGGGCGACCACGCCGGAGGAGGACGAGCTGCTGAAGATCGGCATCCCCGGCGCGGCGCACGTGCTGGTGCAGCCGTACTGA
- a CDS encoding GTP-binding protein: protein MTDSQTAPAAVKILIAGGFGVGKTTLVGAVSEVAPLRTEEYLTKASIGVDDLAGVGRKDTTTVALDFGRITVSPELVVYLFGTPGQERFWFMWNDLVNGALGGVVIADTRRLDTSFASIDFFESRDIPFVVAINCFHGHNTRTPAEIRTALDLDPHVPLLIGDVRERPFGRDVLLALVDHLMGLPAAVG from the coding sequence ATGACTGACAGTCAGACGGCGCCTGCCGCCGTCAAGATCCTCATAGCCGGCGGTTTCGGTGTCGGGAAGACCACTCTGGTGGGCGCCGTCAGCGAGGTCGCGCCCCTGCGCACCGAGGAGTACCTGACCAAGGCGAGCATCGGTGTGGACGACCTGGCCGGTGTCGGCCGGAAGGACACCACCACCGTGGCCCTGGACTTCGGCCGGATCACGGTCAGTCCGGAGCTGGTGGTCTATCTCTTCGGCACCCCGGGCCAGGAGCGCTTCTGGTTCATGTGGAACGACCTGGTAAACGGCGCGCTCGGCGGCGTCGTGATCGCCGACACCCGCCGGCTCGACACCAGCTTCGCGTCGATCGACTTCTTCGAGAGCCGCGACATCCCCTTCGTGGTGGCGATCAACTGCTTCCACGGCCACAACACCCGTACGCCCGCGGAGATCCGGACCGCCCTCGACCTCGACCCGCACGTCCCCCTGCTGATCGGGGACGTCCGGGAGCGGCCGTTCGGCCGGGACGTGCTGCTGGCGCTGGTGGACCACCTGATGGGACTGCCCGCCGCGGTCGGCTGA
- a CDS encoding DUF742 domain-containing protein: protein MSPYWHEEEPEEDGARTMVRPYTITRGRTAPERDDFTLITVLSTAQNPVDEHGAPLRPGRLQPEHRMILDRCRRPAAVAEVSADLGLPVSVTKILLADLVAQGLLLARAPLSVARASGGANMGLLAAVRDGLRRL from the coding sequence GTGAGTCCGTACTGGCACGAGGAGGAGCCGGAGGAGGACGGCGCGCGCACCATGGTCCGCCCGTACACCATCACCCGCGGCCGGACCGCGCCCGAGCGGGACGACTTCACCCTCATCACCGTGCTGAGCACCGCGCAGAACCCGGTGGACGAGCACGGTGCGCCCCTGCGGCCGGGCCGGCTCCAGCCGGAGCACCGCATGATCCTGGACCGCTGCCGCCGCCCGGCGGCGGTCGCCGAGGTCTCGGCCGACCTCGGTCTGCCGGTCTCGGTGACCAAGATCCTGCTGGCCGATCTGGTCGCGCAGGGCCTGCTGCTGGCCCGTGCCCCGCTCTCGGTGGCCCGGGCTTCCGGCGGGGCGAACATGGGCCTGCTGGCCGCCGTACGTGACGGACTCCGGAGACTCTGA
- a CDS encoding roadblock/LC7 domain-containing protein: protein MTRTTATLQDLDWLLDGLVDSVAETLNAVLLSDDGLVVSHSRTIERADAERLAAICTGQQSLARGVGQLFDGGSVHQVIVELADLWLFIITAGQGTHLAVIASQEVDAEVMSLAMHNLVQQVGQKLSAPVRGEFDAFGTGDGQRV from the coding sequence ATGACACGCACAACCGCCACCCTCCAGGATCTCGACTGGCTGCTCGACGGTTTGGTGGACTCGGTGGCCGAGACCCTGAACGCCGTCCTGCTCTCCGACGACGGGCTGGTGGTGAGCCATTCGCGCACCATCGAGCGCGCCGACGCGGAGCGGCTGGCCGCCATCTGCACCGGGCAGCAGAGCCTCGCCCGGGGTGTCGGGCAGCTCTTCGACGGCGGGTCCGTGCACCAGGTCATCGTCGAACTGGCCGACCTCTGGCTCTTCATCATCACCGCCGGACAGGGCACGCACCTGGCCGTCATCGCCTCCCAGGAGGTCGACGCCGAGGTGATGTCCCTCGCCATGCACAACCTCGTCCAGCAGGTGGGCCAGAAGCTCAGCGCACCGGTGCGCGGAGAGTTCGACGCCTTCGGTACCGGGGACGGGCAGCGGGTGTGA
- a CDS encoding sensor histidine kinase: MTSGQTFLDFQRQAAQGQLAEKAGQPSNIVYYNLQEERRLSAEALARPGDSTEALRRQRVLTDEAIRTFRSLSDVTTEDAPAEIREAVGLARDSIDRLPDRRALVDEGGSDRQKAVYDYYTDLIAVDLKLFAALSHVDNGQVTTLSQPLVDLFWTKEMISRSDAILARGWPKGRLSSEDLQQIREAVSGQSFQSTTKVLPYLPQDEQEMWQEITGSAAWKAKTQAEKEILRPAAPDARGFVELGAEEKTWREAIDGVTPPLVELLEHRTALVVEEGKGSVMSLLLKMVLTTVIGLLAVIAVVLTTWRLTRNLRNRIGRLQVQAEELEKALPEVVERLGRGEKIDVEAEARAIESDSGGARSDELTQLGDALNLARTSALQAAVGQADQHRGFERLLQRIARRTQQLIGQQLKKLDELERKHEDPEVLEGLYDLDHLTARLRRYEENLVILAGGSPHRRWRKPVPLLDVMRSAQGEVQDYRRVVLDLDGAPWLAERAIGPVSHVLAELIENALSFSRPPSPVEVRAARVSRGLAIEVEDRGLGMDEEQLAAANELMSRPPRMDVLAHADDIRLGLYVIARLADQYGLRVEFRPSAYGGTRVVVLVPDELTVADPGSRPVGVPTAVASAPAAAPAAQVPGTLPTRVQGQAMAGVTALSGWPEQRERAARSSSYSAPPQPHTAEEDPYAGQDGAFEQPEQPYVSSETAYVGAENTYAAPEPSHLAPETPYAEPGQPYAADEDAYVPAERPYMTAAGQYPVPGPETAYVPSDDPFAVVDQPFAEPEPYAEPVPGPYAEPVPYEEPVPGPYAAERPALPVGAPDAARADAEPPLPRRVRQASLVDELRIDPVAGPTAPRRPKWDENPLLRPVPRRAGAAIGAFQRRSRAARTAEEPPSPTPSGPPPFPLPTREEDRS; encoded by the coding sequence GTGACCAGTGGCCAGACATTCCTGGACTTCCAGCGTCAGGCGGCCCAGGGACAGTTGGCCGAGAAGGCCGGACAGCCGTCCAACATCGTCTACTACAACCTGCAGGAGGAGCGTCGGCTGAGCGCCGAGGCTCTGGCCCGCCCCGGGGATTCCACCGAGGCGCTGCGGCGCCAGCGGGTGCTGACCGACGAGGCGATCCGCACCTTCAGATCGCTCTCGGACGTGACCACCGAGGACGCCCCGGCCGAGATCCGCGAGGCGGTGGGTCTGGCCCGGGACTCGATCGACCGGCTGCCCGACCGGCGCGCCCTCGTCGACGAGGGCGGCAGCGACCGGCAGAAGGCCGTCTACGACTACTACACCGACCTGATCGCCGTGGACCTGAAGCTGTTCGCCGCGCTCAGCCACGTGGACAACGGCCAGGTGACCACGTTGTCCCAGCCGCTCGTGGACCTCTTCTGGACCAAGGAGATGATCTCCCGTTCGGACGCGATCCTGGCCCGTGGGTGGCCGAAGGGCCGACTGAGCTCCGAGGACCTCCAGCAGATCCGCGAGGCGGTCTCCGGCCAGTCCTTCCAGTCCACCACCAAGGTGCTCCCCTACCTGCCGCAGGACGAGCAGGAGATGTGGCAGGAGATCACCGGCAGCGCGGCCTGGAAGGCCAAGACGCAGGCCGAGAAGGAGATCCTGCGTCCGGCCGCCCCGGACGCCCGGGGGTTCGTCGAGCTCGGCGCCGAGGAGAAGACCTGGCGCGAGGCGATCGACGGCGTCACTCCCCCGCTGGTGGAACTGCTGGAGCACCGGACCGCGTTGGTGGTCGAGGAGGGCAAGGGCAGCGTCATGTCCCTGCTGCTCAAGATGGTCCTCACCACCGTGATCGGTCTGCTCGCGGTGATCGCCGTCGTGCTGACCACCTGGCGCCTCACCCGCAACCTCCGGAACCGGATCGGCCGCCTCCAGGTGCAGGCCGAGGAGCTGGAGAAGGCCCTGCCCGAGGTCGTGGAGCGGCTCGGCCGGGGCGAGAAGATCGACGTCGAGGCCGAGGCCCGCGCCATCGAGAGCGACAGCGGCGGCGCCAGGTCCGACGAGCTGACCCAGCTCGGTGACGCACTCAACCTGGCGCGCACCAGCGCCCTGCAGGCCGCGGTCGGCCAGGCGGACCAGCACCGCGGATTCGAGCGGCTGCTCCAGCGGATCGCCCGCCGTACGCAGCAGTTGATCGGGCAGCAGCTGAAGAAGCTGGACGAGCTGGAGCGCAAGCACGAGGACCCCGAGGTGCTGGAGGGTCTCTACGACCTCGACCACCTCACGGCCCGGCTGCGGCGCTACGAGGAGAATCTGGTGATCCTCGCCGGAGGGTCGCCGCACCGCCGCTGGCGCAAGCCGGTACCGCTGCTGGACGTGATGCGTTCGGCGCAGGGCGAGGTCCAGGACTACCGCCGTGTGGTCCTCGACCTCGACGGCGCCCCGTGGCTGGCCGAGCGTGCCATCGGCCCCGTCTCCCACGTGCTCGCCGAGCTGATCGAGAACGCGCTGTCCTTCTCCCGGCCGCCGAGCCCGGTGGAGGTCAGGGCCGCCCGGGTGAGCCGTGGGCTGGCCATCGAGGTCGAGGACCGCGGGCTCGGCATGGACGAGGAACAACTCGCCGCGGCCAACGAGCTGATGAGCCGTCCGCCCCGGATGGACGTGCTCGCGCACGCCGACGACATCCGGCTGGGCCTCTATGTGATCGCCCGCCTCGCCGACCAGTACGGTCTGCGGGTCGAGTTCAGGCCGTCCGCGTACGGCGGCACCCGGGTCGTCGTGCTCGTCCCCGACGAGCTGACGGTCGCCGATCCGGGCTCCCGCCCCGTGGGCGTGCCCACCGCCGTGGCGTCCGCCCCGGCCGCCGCGCCCGCCGCCCAGGTTCCGGGCACCCTGCCCACCCGTGTGCAGGGGCAGGCCATGGCGGGTGTCACCGCCCTGTCCGGATGGCCGGAGCAGCGGGAACGTGCCGCGCGGTCCTCCTCGTACAGCGCTCCTCCGCAGCCGCACACCGCCGAAGAGGACCCGTACGCCGGGCAGGACGGCGCCTTCGAGCAGCCCGAGCAGCCCTACGTCAGCTCCGAGACCGCGTATGTCGGCGCCGAGAACACGTATGCCGCTCCGGAGCCCTCGCACCTCGCCCCCGAGACTCCGTACGCGGAGCCCGGACAGCCGTACGCGGCGGACGAGGACGCGTACGTACCGGCCGAGCGGCCGTACATGACGGCGGCGGGGCAGTACCCGGTGCCGGGCCCGGAGACCGCGTACGTGCCGTCCGACGACCCGTTCGCGGTCGTGGACCAGCCGTTCGCGGAGCCGGAACCGTACGCGGAGCCGGTGCCCGGCCCGTACGCGGAGCCCGTGCCGTACGAGGAGCCCGTTCCGGGTCCGTACGCGGCCGAGCGGCCCGCCCTTCCGGTGGGTGCGCCCGACGCCGCGCGGGCCGACGCGGAGCCGCCCCTTCCGCGCCGGGTCAGGCAGGCCAGCCTGGTGGACGAGCTCCGCATCGACCCGGTCGCCGGGCCCACCGCGCCCAGGCGCCCGAAATGGGACGAGAACCCGCTGCTCCGGCCGGTTCCCCGCCGGGCCGGCGCCGCGATCGGGGCGTTCCAGCGCAGGTCGCGCGCGGCCCGCACGGCGGAGGAGCCGCCGTCGCCGACGCCGTCCGGCCCTCCCCCATTCCCCCTCCCGACGAGAGAAGAAGACCGGTCATGA
- a CDS encoding (4Fe-4S)-binding protein — protein MTSEPPPPPATRSYDGEGITVSYDAHRCLHAAECVRGLPSVFEVGRKPWIVPGDASADEIAEVIHRCPSGALQYRRSDGLPDEVPDVPTQVSLHSDGVLHLRGDLEVATPEGPRRETRVMLCGCGRTGNTPYCDHSGDCARHI, from the coding sequence GTGACCAGCGAACCGCCCCCGCCCCCTGCGACCAGGTCGTACGACGGTGAAGGCATCACCGTCAGCTACGACGCCCACCGCTGCCTGCACGCGGCCGAATGCGTACGGGGGCTGCCGTCCGTCTTCGAGGTGGGGCGCAAGCCGTGGATCGTGCCGGGGGACGCCTCCGCCGACGAGATCGCCGAGGTCATCCACCGCTGTCCCAGCGGTGCCCTCCAGTACCGCCGCAGCGACGGCCTCCCGGACGAGGTCCCCGATGTGCCGACGCAGGTGTCCCTCCACTCCGACGGCGTACTCCACCTGCGCGGAGACCTCGAAGTGGCCACCCCCGAAGGTCCCCGCCGGGAGACCCGGGTGATGCTGTGCGGCTGCGGCAGGACCGGGAACACCCCGTACTGCGACCACAGCGGGGACTGCGCCCGGCACATTTGA